A single region of the Triticum dicoccoides isolate Atlit2015 ecotype Zavitan chromosome 2B, WEW_v2.0, whole genome shotgun sequence genome encodes:
- the LOC119360375 gene encoding disease resistance protein RGA5-like encodes MEVMAGAVTSALLYKLDAVLTDEYRLQRSLRGEIMFLRAELESMQAALERVSSSSAQPVDRQVRIWAGQVRELSYDVEDSIDRFMVRVDLHHPWFSGFIGRCLNLLTTARARHRIAADIRGIKGRVKEVADRRDRYRVDDDVSAVRRPGGTTIDIDPRLHGMYEDSARLVAVGGPRAELCRLLVEQEGAATMDGQLKVVSIVGIGGLGKTTLANVVYQQIRGQFDCDAFVTVSLKPDLRRVLASLLRQVSKQSYSEVEAWDVVELIDKIRKILRDKRYLIIVDDIWDESAWNCIKSVLVENKCSSRVITTTRIAGVAASCSSSINGNIYKLNPLAHDDSRKLFHERIFGSEDACHVELREISEKIMRKCDGVPLAIITIASLLSHKPKNIHEWDTVNKSIGSGLEKFPNMENMRQILSISYYDLPSHLKPCFLYLSVYPEDYTILSDHLV; translated from the exons ATGGAGGTCATGGCGGGGGCTGTGACGAGCGCCCTCCTCTACAAGCTGGACGCCGTGCTGACGGACGAGTACAGGCTGCAGAGGAGCCTGAGGGGCGAGATCATGTTCCTCCGAGCCGAGCTGGAGAGCATGCAGGCGGCCCTCGAGAGAGTATCCTCGTCGTCGGCGCAGCCGGTCGACAGGCAGGTCAGGATCTGGGCAGGGCAAGTGAGGGAGCTCTCCTACGACGTCGAAGACAGCATCGACAGATTCATGGTGCGCGTTGACCTCCACCATCCCTGGTTCAGCGGGTTCATCGGCAGGTGCCTGAACCTGCTCACCACAGCCCGGGCCCGCCACCGGATCGCCGCCGATATCAGGGGCATCAAGGGCCGCGTCAAGGAGGTCGCTGACCGGCGCGACAGGTACAGGGTCGACGACGATGTTTCCGCCGTCCGGCGGCCCGGGGGCACCACCATCGACATCGACCCTCGCTTGCATGGCATGTACGAGGATTCGGCGAGGCTCGTCGCGGTAGGCGGGCCGAGGGCGGAGCTCTGCAGGTTGTTGGTGGAGCAAGAAGGCGCGGCTACCATGGATGGTCAACTGAAGGTGGTCTCCATTGTTGGGATTGGTGGCCTGGGCAAGACGACTCTGGCCAACGTCGTGTACCAACAGATCAGAGGGCAGTTTGATTGCGACGCCTTTGTCACCGTGTCCCTCAAGCCTGATCTGAGGAGGGTTTTAGCCAGCCTCCTCCGTCAGGTCAGTAAGCAGAGTTACAGCGAGGTTGAAGCATGGGATGTTGTGGAACTCATTGACAAAATCAGAAAAATTCTTCGGGATAAGAG GTACTTAATCATAGTTGATGATATATGGGATGAATCAGCCTGGAACTGTATAAAGAGTGTACTAGTTGAGAACAAGTGCAGTAGCAGAGTAATCACAACAACACGTATTGCTGGTGTTGCAGCATCATGCAGCTCTTCCATCAACGGTAACATTTATAAACTTAATCCTCTTGCTCATGATGATTCAAGGAAGTTGTTCCATGAAAGAATATTTGGGAGTGAAGATGCTTGTCATGTGGAACTGAGAGAAATATCTGAGAAAATCATGAGAAAGTGTGATGGTGTACCATTAGCTATCATCACTATTGCCAGCCTATTGTCTCACAAACCAAAGAATATACATGAATGGGACACTGTCAACAAATCAATCGGTTCTGGACTTGAGAAGTTCCCCAATATGGAGAACATGCGTCAAATATTGTCTATTAGTTATTATGATTTGCCGTCCCATCTGAAACCCTGCTTTCTATACCTGAGTGTTTATCCGGAGGATTATACAATATTGAGTGATCACTTGGTATGA
- the LOC119367016 gene encoding disease resistance protein Pik-2-like — protein sequence MVLDLITSLSIEENFVTTLDSHQPSDLSKKIHRLSIQNNQEHHTMSLSMLSLSHVRSFIIFPSATKLMPPLSRFQVLRVLDLEGCRDLVNHHIDGVGNLFHLRYLGLRDTNITKIPKGVGNLYCLQTLDLSQSGIIDLPSTIVQLRKLVCLYIETSAKLPDGIGAMKSLQVLSTVGVSNSPNFSKELGYLSDMRVLKISLSGTWDKNYEKHLLCSLCKLTKIKEINIQSSGVPTKFIVDLGWTPHNLQYFFGNIPRLPEWMNSSLSKLSTLIITLDKIQQEDLGTLGNIPFLNYLCVTVHKIKKAEERLIIGTDHANFKCLSEFHIHNDSLGIMFVEGAMPRLQTLEVTFQVREAKDEYNNFEVGLENLHSIKLVTIRMHCSGSSLVEVEEADAAMRKTSHVNPKHPRVDVIRYYEDEMIEDEEKSQLDEEAFKEQEIILEKIGPWGGNTGRKRDIKVAPRYLRSMRICCGDVIDAFAFSYLDRNENLHETPLWGGVGGTIHTILLEPSEFLIEISGTFGPYGQFPSIIKSLMLVTNLRTYGPFGQLHGTPFHSRVKKNGSIVGFFGCSWEFLDAIGVYIHP from the exons ATGGTCCTTGATTTGATCACATCCTTATCGATTGAAGAAAATTTTGTCACTACATTAGATAGCCATCAACCTAGTGATCTTTCAAAGAAGATACATCGATTATCCATCCAAAACAATCAAGAACATCACACCATGTCACTTTCTATGCTGAGCTTGTCCCACGTGAGATCATTTATCATCTTTCCTAGTGCTACAAAATTGATGCCGCCTCTTTCAAGATTTCAAGTTCTGCGAGTGTTGGATCTAGAAGGTTGCCGTGACTTGGTGAATCATCATATTGATGGTGTTGGGAATTTATTTCATTTGAGGTATCTAGGACTAAGGGATACAAATATTACCAAAATCCCGAAAGGAGTAGGGAATCTGTACTGTTTGCAAACATTGGATTTGAGTCAAAGTGGCATAATTGATCTGCCATCAACCATTGTTCAGTTAAGGAAACTTGTATGCCTATACATTGAAACATCGGCAAAGCTACCAGATGGGATTGGAGCCATGAAATCTCTACAGGTTCTATCTACCGTCGGTGTGAGTAACTCGCCAAACTTCTCAAAGGAACTAGGTTATCTTTCGGATATGAGGGTTCTTAAAATTTCGCTATCTGGAACATGGGACAAGAACTATGAGAAACATTTGTTATGTTCTTTGTGCAAGTTGACAAAAATCAAGGAAATAAACATTCAATCTTCCGGAGTTCCCACAAAATTCATTGTGGATTTAGGATGGACCCCTCACAACCTTCAATATTTTTTCGGCAACATACCTAGATTGCCGGAATGGATGAACTCCTCACTCTCAAAACTGTCCACTTTAATCATCACACTAGACAAAATCCAGCAGGAAGACCTTGGTACTCTCGGCAACATCCCATTTCTGAATTATCTCTGTGTTACAGTGCACAAAATCAAAAAGGCAGAAGAAAGGTTGATTATCGGTACTGATCATGCAAACTTTAAGTGCCTATCTGAGTTTCACATTCACAATGATTCATTGGGGATCATGTTTGTAGAAGGAGCTATGCCAAGGCTCCAAACCCTCGAGGTTACATTTCAGGTTCGCGAGGCGAAGGATGAATACAATAATTTTGAGGTCGGCTTGGAGAACCTCCATTCTATTAAGCTGGTCACAATTCGAATGCATTGTTCTGGTTCCAGTCTCGTTGAGGTGGAGGAAGCTGATGCTGCTATGAGGAAGACATCCCATGTGAATCCAAAACATCCGAGGGTTGACGTGATTAGATATTATGAAGATGAAATGATAGAGGACGAGGAGAAATCTCAACTCGAtgaggaagcattcaaagaacaagAG ATCATTCTTGAGAAGATTGGACCCTGGGGAGGAAATACCGGGAGAAAACGAGACATAAAGGTGGCACCACGTTATCTAAGAAGTATGAGAATTTGCTGTGGTGATGTTATAGATGCGTTTGCATTTTCTTACCTGGACAGAAATGAGAATCTGCATGAGACACCTCTTTGGGGTGGTGTTGGTGGGACCATCCACACG ATTCTACTAGAACCCTCGGAGTTTTTGATTGAAATTTCAGGGACTTTTGGTCCATATGGTCAATTTCCCAGCATCATAAAGTCACTTATGCTTGTGACCAACTTACGTACCTATGGACCTTTTGGGCAGCTACATGGAACTCCTTTCCACTCTCGAGTGAAGAAAAACGGCAGTATTGTTGGCTTCTTTGGGTGCTCATGGGAATTTCTAGATGCAATAGGTGTTTACATTCATCCTTAG